The Agrobacterium larrymoorei nucleotide sequence AAAGACTGCTGTGGCACGACACGGTTTGGCAGATAGCCGAGATCCTTGAGATCGGCATTGAAGAAATCTTCCTTGGAACTCTGACCGTTGGGATCGAGGTTTTGCCCTCCCAGACCGGCACGCACGGCTGCGGTGTAAAGATCGGACGCGTTTCCGTTCGCAGCGGCTGTTGCCGTCCGCGCTCCGGCGCTTCCATCGTTTTCCGACCGCGCTTCCAGCTTACCGCGGTCGATGGCGAGAGGCGCGTCATAGGCGGAGTCTCGTGCTTGAATTCGGGCCATCCGCTGGCGCTGCTGCTCGCGCAGAACCTGCTCCTGTTGCTCTCGTGCCAGGCGCGCCCGCCACACCTCTTCCGGCTCCAGTTCCGCTCCGCGCCGTTGCTCCTCTATCTGTTCGGGCTGGGTGAACGGATTGGCCACCTGCTCCTCGGCCGTTTTCGACTCGACCGGCGTCGGCTGGAACGTCGTCCCCGGCTGCGGCTCGCCAATGATGCCGTCGGTGACACCGCGCTTGATCTGGTCGGCATAGGTCGAGGCCGGATTGCCCGAACTGGTTTCCGGACCGCTGTCCTCGCCGAAATAAAGCCCGCGCGAGGCGAGCCCAAAAAAAATGATGCCTAGAAAAGCGACCAGCAGGACGATCACGATAATGATCGGCACGCGGTTCAGGCGCTTGTTGCCAGATGTGGCCTGACTGTTCGCGGCGCCACCAAGTTTAAGGGATTGCACCATAATTTTTCTTCCTCACCCGCGTCGCATGAGCGAAAGGGCACTCGCGGGTATCGCACTCGACGTCGTCACGGTGTAGGCTCGACCAAGCTCGACACTGTTCGTTGAGAGCCGTGCGAGCACCTGACCGTCATAAGGCATGAGTGCATAGGCAAGTGCGATGACGGCCGCTTTGTTATCCGTCGTCTGGTCGGTGACAACGGCATAGCCCCACCCCTTCAATGCCGCCTCAAGCGCGTTCCCGAATGGAGATCCATCCTGCTTGAGCGCAACGGTCGCCTTCCCTTGCCCGATTTGTTCGGCTAGGCGGCTGACCATATCGCCCGCGATGGCGCCCGCGGCTGGTCCGGAGACCTCTGTCGGTGCTGCGCTGGTGGCGAGCCCGCCGGTGTCCATCGACTGACATCCGGAAAGGAGGATGGCGAGGGCACTCGCTACGGCGAAGCGTTGGATCGGTCCAAGACGGTGCGTGGCCTGACGGAGGAGGTCTATCATCACCGTCCTCCCCTACTGATTGTCACCTTCTGCTGTCTCCAGCCAACGCCTGAGACTAGGACAGCTCGATCGATATTGTAGTCGACCACTATCATGTTGCTCTTCATGCGGTAGTTGACGACGCGATTCTGGCCGCCGGAGACGACGAAAAGAACCGGCGCATCCCCCCCGGAAATCGACCGTGGGAACTGGATGTATGTCTTCTGCCCATCCGAATAGACGCGCGTCGGCCGCCAGCTGGCGCTGCCCGAGACGGAGTAGGCAAAGCTCAATTGCTCGGCTGGGACGCCCGCGCCCGGGATTGTACTGGCTTCCAGCCGCGCGTTGACATCGGCAAGCTTTGTCGAGACGTCCTCGGGATATTCGAAACCGACACGCGCCATATATTGCGTGGGATGCGATTTCAGCTGGATGTGATAGGTGCGTCGTGACGTGGTCACGACCATCGACGTGACGAGACCCGGCTCCGACGGCTTGACAATCAGGTGGATCGCCTGGCCGCCGGCCGCCCCCGAGGTCGCGGGCTCTACTTTCCAGCGTACCGTATCACCG carries:
- the trbI gene encoding IncP-type conjugal transfer protein TrbI, translated to MVQSLKLGGAANSQATSGNKRLNRVPIIIVIVLLVAFLGIIFFGLASRGLYFGEDSGPETSSGNPASTYADQIKRGVTDGIIGEPQPGTTFQPTPVESKTAEEQVANPFTQPEQIEEQRRGAELEPEEVWRARLAREQQEQVLREQQRQRMARIQARDSAYDAPLAIDRGKLEARSENDGSAGARTATAAANGNASDLYTAAVRAGLGGQNLDPNGQSSKEDFFNADLKDLGYLPNRVVPQQSLYELKRGSVIPATLITGINSDLPGRITAQVSQNVYDSATGHRLLIPQGTKLFGRYDSKVSFGQSRVLVVWTDIIFPNGSTLQIGGMAGTDASGYSGFNDKVNNHYLKTFGSAVMIALIGTGIDMTVPQSSTLATQDTASDAARRNFAETFGRVADRTIQRNMDVQPTLQIRPGYKFNVLVDQDMVFPGQYR
- the trbH gene encoding conjugal transfer protein TrbH, with the translated sequence MIDLLRQATHRLGPIQRFAVASALAILLSGCQSMDTGGLATSAAPTEVSGPAAGAIAGDMVSRLAEQIGQGKATVALKQDGSPFGNALEAALKGWGYAVVTDQTTDNKAAVIALAYALMPYDGQVLARLSTNSVELGRAYTVTTSSAIPASALSLMRRG
- the trbG gene encoding P-type conjugative transfer protein TrbG, which encodes MSASIIAIAIAASTTFPSASLAADGVTANEAKGMGISTQWRGSRGLVTKGADGKVVFLYGEVQPSVVCSPLQVCDIELQGGEVVRDVLVGDTVRWKVEPATSGAAGGQAIHLIVKPSEPGLVTSMVVTTSRRTYHIQLKSHPTQYMARVGFEYPEDVSTKLADVNARLEASTIPGAGVPAEQLSFAYSVSGSASWRPTRVYSDGQKTYIQFPRSISGGDAPVLFVVSGGQNRVVNYRMKSNMIVVDYNIDRAVLVSGVGWRQQKVTISRGGR